Below is a window of Brassica napus cultivar Da-Ae chromosome A5, Da-Ae, whole genome shotgun sequence DNA.
tagttattaatagacaaacattttttagtttaatttgtcTTATATTTTAGTGGTACTATCCTTCTCTGTATCAAGTTTATAGGTTTTAGAAAGATAATAATCAAATAGATTTAGATTAGATAATAATCAAATTGATAATAACTTTTGTTTGGTATTTACTACAATGGTCTTATGTTCATTCTGAGACTATCTTTAGTTCaatttagattatattttttttctaaataatctAACTCTCTAAATATAgccattctaattttttaataatcaaTTTGTCGGATAATTTATTCTCTGTCTgattcaaatttattttcttgattggTTATTCcttaaatacacatttaaatGTCTCTACTGTACTATTTAATAGTAGTAGTATACAATAATAAACAGctccaaaattaaaaagaagGTTAGAATCGGAAaatagagagaagaaaaaaagtgtTGAATTATAAATTAAGACCATGAGCGTGGAAGATAGAGAGCAATTCTCTCTCACCAAAAGACCAaacctctcttctctttttttgtcttttttttttgtttttggtttaaagCAAACCTCTCTTCTCTTATCTCAAAAGATTATGTGTAATTAATAAacagaaaattattaatctctTCTTAATCCCAGGaagaatatagaaaaaaaatgtctAAATTATCGTATAATCTCATCTTCTCGATTATCATCTTGGTCTTCTTGTGTTTGGGTTTGAGATCATCAGCGTTTACGAATCTCAATACCTTAAGCTTCGAAGAATCACTTTCTCCTCTATTCGGTGATGCCAATCTCGTCCGTTCCCCTGATGATCTCTCCGTTCGCCTCCTCCTCGATAAGTACACCGGTATATACCtatttatgtgtgtgttttcacATGggttctttattttattttatgatcacagtttgatgatgatgattatgcATAGGTTCTGGTTTCATATCATCGAATATGTATCAACATGGATTTTACAGCTCTATGATTAAACTTCCCGCCGATTATACTGCCGGCGTTGTCGTCGCCTTTTATGTAAGTCCCCGgacatttgttttctttttctgtttgattAGCATAAAACTGTTTTCATAACAAAatggtttttcttttctttcttttattgatCTGCATgatggttaattttttttcttttttgaccaAAGTGTTCATTATATTCTTGGAGGATCATGAATATAACTCATTTGGTTAAAGAAGAAATCTCCTTTTCTGCACAGAAAATAGTCAATAATTTCCCCCGAGAAAATGGTTTATGTTTCATTAGATCCAACTTAACTTTAATCTGATGATATTgagattattaattttgaaTCTGCAGACATCAAACGGAGACGTGTTCCAGAAAACACACGACGAGTTAGACATAGAGTTTTTAGGAAACATAAAAGGAAAGCCATGGAGGTTTCAGACAAATCTCTACGGAAATGGAAGCACGCCTAGAGGTCGCGAAGAGAGATATCGTCTCTGGTTTGATCCTTCTAAAGAGTTTCATCGTTACAGCATCCTCTGGACTCCTCACAAGATcatgtaagtttttttaatcgATCATTTTTCACCGTTTAGCTTGAACAGCGTTGACTAAACCGGTTTATAATTATATGACCAGcttcatgaaaaaaaaagaatgtttgtCTTTCAGAAAACGTTTCTTTCTTCCTAAGATAGTTAATGAATCTACATTATTCtccctcttctttttttctggttttactttttttctctttttatctaatacaaaattacaaaaatgaaagaGAATCAGCTTTTCTAGAATAATTAATTAGGTACTGCTGTAAAAACATCAGCTTAGCTTTATAGTTTTTGACACGTAAGTCTCAGTCATCACGCGAAGCGTCTTAATTAAAAGCCGAATTAGGTGTTCAAATATAGGACTTTTTATTGACCTTCTTGTTCATATAAAGAAACGTCAGGAATagagttaataaaacaaaaaacgaAAATAACTTTAACGAGAATACAAGTATATAACTAAGGCCTAAATGGCGTTTAATTAGCAATTTAGAAAATCGGCAATgctttattttattctaacactctcatttttttttctctttttaccaCTGACATCATTTTGCTCTTTTCCACCTAATTATTCaaactcattttatttttaatctctagtatatttttatgtaataaaattcATCACTATACCTCtctattttaattcattttcatatcatttttaatttggtatataataataatagttttagatattaaaagatttattaatatcCATTTAACAAAAAGTATTTTAAGAACATCAAAATAGTGGATTAGATGTTAAAAAGAATAAttattatgaaaaatgttttttagaTTATACAAATGatgaattttgatattttttaaaaaaaattataaaaataattgagttTGAAGAATTTggtgaaaataaaaatcattaaaattttgacaaCCAATAAAAAGAGAATACATGGCACTGCATACCCCATCCAATTATTTCAACATGTTGCTTATGtgatttttacatatattttctaTTCAATCAACGGTTTCATTACATTGGTTTAAGCTGTTGAATCATTGTTCATCATGTCTAAATGATCTTACTAGTATTCATTATTGCATCTATATCTTCACTGAagttttttcgttttttttcttctaataagTGAAAAGAACATTTCAATCAGAACTAAAAAAACTTGTCgccagacaaaaaaaaagactaaaatatttatcatgTTTCAGGTTATTTCTGTTAGCTATTGTTAATTTTTCATTCTATCATTTAATTTTTCAGTATGATTCCTTGTTGTTCAATTTATaactgattattattattataaacataagtttcttttgtgGCCAATTAATTAATTGAAATAATTATCAGATTTTGGGTTGATGATGTACCAATAAGAGAAGTGATAAGAAGTGAAGCCAATGGCTCTTTACGCCACCATCTGGGATGCCTCCGATTGGGCAACCTCCGGCGGAAAATATAAAGCTAATTACAAATTTGCCCCCTTCGTCGCCGAGTTCAAATCTTTCTCCCTCGATGGCTGCTCCGTTGATCCCATCCAAGAAGTTCCTGTTGATTGCGCTGACTCTGTCGAGTTCCTTGAATCGCAAGATTACTCTGCCATCAATTCACATCAACGTGCCGCCATGAGAAGATTCCGACAACGGTTTATGTATTATTCTTATTGTTACGATACAGTTAGGTATCCAGAGCCACCACCGGAGTGCGTGATTGTTCCGGCGGAGAAGGATAGGTTTAGGGATACGGGTAGGTTGAAATTTGGTGGTACAGAGGCTCGTGAACGGCGGAGAAATCGCCGGCAACAAAGGCCAGAGATTGAGAGTGATCCTGATGAGAGAAagcttttataataatatatatattcctttgttgtttactatttaaaattcatttgtgagtaaaaataaaaaataaaaaataaaagagtgaagatatgaaaaaagaaagagagaatgtGGCAGAGTTAGATTcataatgtaaattataaaaacatatcaaAAATGTTATATGTAAGACCAAGTTTGGTTTTTGTtacaaataaatttgaaatatatgaaaGTATCTgctaaaaacgaagtaaatttttaacaaaattgttGAAAGTTCACATAAAAGACCACATGATATAGGGTACAAAGTACCTTTTATAAACTTAAGGATCTTCTCATCAAGAGATACAAACTAACTGTAAAGACTACAACAAATAGAAATGGAAACAATAGAAAATAAGCATAAATGAGAAGATTTATCAGCATGGATAACGAATCACCGTGCAGGGAGTGACATCAACACCACCAAAAATCGAAGAAATCAAAAGCTTACCACATAGATTAGGCTGATGGTCTTAGACATTCGGGTCACGGAAGGATAAAGATACTTTCTCAGGGCTGGGTTGATACAGTACACTATCAGAGTATGAGGGACTGATTGGAGCCAAAAATACAAGACCTTCCCTGTCACATTTACATATGGAATTTGAAACTTTCATCAAGGCGATGGAAATCATGAAATATTTTTGCTcagatggtgaagatggtttcagaaccataAGAATAGCATGTTTTCACAATTTATTTGGAAGAAATTTAgcatgaaggaaaaaaaaaatttgcagcAACATACATACCTAGGACTCAAAATACAAGGACAGACAACCTCACACATGGTGCTCGAAATCGTCAGTCGTACTTTGTCTACATAGTCACGGACTCTCTCGTTTGGTTACCATAGTcttagagcatgtttaatgGGGAGTTCTTAGGGTGGGATTCTTAGCGGAACATAAGAAcctgtctcttaacttttaactaaaaatgctAAGAACCGGTACTGTGCGTTtctttaagaaccggttcttagtttttgtagttaaaagttaagagacggattcttatattccgctaagaacctcaccCTATGGGACGTAAGTCTTTTTCTccttgactctctctctctttctctctctctctctctctctctctctctctctctctctctctctctctctctctctctctctctctctctctctctagggtttaatGATGCATTGTTAGTGAGACAAGTATggcagtttaaaaaaaaagtatggcTGTTTTTTAAGTTTAgaatttatcattattaaaaatgcatgaaaattaaaagattttttagaaaattactTATATGCAgttatttttgaaaacataaaattatttactgaATAGTTCTTTGGAaatagtattaattttttttcacatgaatttctcaaaattatattagtatTAGTTTCTGAGAAACTCATGTTGAAATACTTCCAATGCGGATGACTTTAATGCATGCCGCGccattgaaaatatataaaagtatatgaACTTTTGCAActgaaattaattatacatgAAAGTTGATTGTTTGTTGCAATTTTGATCTAGCAAGTCAATTCACCAACGTCGGATTCTCAATATGGTTACTGAAAGATAAGACAAAGATCAGACTTCCTCACCATCTGCAACTCCATTTGTACCAATGGCTCCTAAAAGGCTGCAAAAGGTAGATAACCTTCAACAATTCTTCTTTATTGGTATGATACCTGGGTTTGCGGGTCAACCCGCCCCGCACGACCCGCCAACCCGCGGatcgattctttttttttagttaaaatttcgACCCGCTCAATCCGCAAAGAAATAAACTAATACCCGCACCGCCCCGCTTTATTTTGCGGGTAACCCGCAGGACCAGcgggttatatttttaattaaaaaataattatttaattagtttttctataaaataatatatttataaataattttttatattattttttaaaaatttaattattttttttttaaaataattattttttttaaataattatttttcttaaaaaaatagtatttttcaaaaaaaaagattttatttattttttattttattttgcgggttggcgggtaACCGCAAATCAAAATCCACCaatccgcacccgccccgcataAAATAGTCTTAACCCGCACCTGCACTCGCGACTTGATTTTTTCAAAACGCTCGACCCGCACCCGCACCAATGGTATCGCCAAAAACTCACAGCTCACGAGTCACGAGGATTAACGAGATGTGGCGTATCTACttctatgtaaaatttgtttctcaagtttaCGTAATCTGTAAGTGATATACATGCATATAAAAAACGCAGTAGCATGAAAAGAATAACAAGATCAATGTCATTGAGAGTTAAGCACCAGAAAGTACACAAGTAATCAAATCAAACATTAAGATACATAAATGATCAattgaagaaaagaaacaaacaagggaacaacaaaaaaaggagagaaataAAAACCCGCGATCAGCCATGGATTTATTACAGAAACATCACATTCTCAACATGGTTTGTGAAGGTGAATATTGCTTCAGGGCGATAATGACCCATCAACGCCTTCTCTTCAATTCCTTTGATCTCAACTCTTCTAACACTCTGTCTCTCCAAATTGTAGTAGAAGACATAGAATGGATAGGTCCAACGACTTGGCGCCCAAACAATCTCACCTGAATCAGTTGCCCAAATTGATCTTATGACCACAAAAGCGGCAGTTGGCAAATGAAAGATATGCTTCGACCATTTCTCATTCTCAGGATCATCTAGAACCCATAACTGATCATGGCGACTTTGATCAAAGACTAGGGCAGCTAACTTTCCCTTGTAATTTATCAACGTCAAGAAAGTCAACATAGAGCTCTCTTCATCTATTTGTATAAACCTAAATTTCTCATACTTAACATCAAAGCAAGCTATCACTGTATTCAAATTGCTCCTAGCTATGTAATACAAAATCCCGTTGATGCATATCCCATTTTTGTAATTCTCAGGAAAATGCGAAAACAAACATTTGATTTTTCTCCATGATGGTTTTCCTTTCCTTAACATCAAAACTTTATGTTCTCTGGAGTTAGTTTGTTTATTATACTTCGCCACGGTCATGCACAAAACCTTGAATTCATTCTCGATCGGATCATACCCCAAAAAGATTCTCAAGTCGTTATTCTTGGCTCTCACTATAGGTAAATGTACCTGCTGACCTGTGCTAGGGTTACATATCACAGGAACCCTTTCAATTTGTCCCTTAAACATCTGCTTATCGTAAAGATAGATAAACCCATTGGCGGACTGACAAGTTTCCTTGTACCAATCTCCAGAGAAACCCATATGATAATCTGCTATTACAATCTGCTCATCGACATTTCGAGGCTGAGGGGACGAGAAGAAATGCCACTTGCCGCCAAATTCGAACGTGAACAGAAGACGTGGCCGAGTTGACGAACATGACAGGAATGATTTCGTGAAATCTGGATTGCTAAGTAAGGAACCCCATTGCTTCGAGACGCAACGCAATTTCGCAATGGTTTTTGCTGGTAATCTCTGGAGTATCTCGATGATGAGATCGATGGGAAGCATCTCTGATTTTCCTCCTACATACGTTAAGGAGGTCGTCGATGAGTGTGTGCGGCGTCTGATTATCTTACAGTGATTCACTGGATTGTACTTCTCTTGGTTCATGGCGAATTTTGTTCAGATCTAAGGATAGAGTTAGGACACGTAACAAACTGTATAGGTTTATCCTGTTTTTTACATTCATTAACTTTTCAAATCTTTaacttaatttcctttttttgtatCTTTGACTTCTATTTGatcttttattttgttcacCCAGTCACCAACCGAACTTCGAGTACATAtggtaaaaatatcattttagtacaaaaatcttattaaaatatcattttagtacaaatcttattaaaatgtaaaaatatcttTGACTTCTATTTGATCTTTTATTTAGTTCACCCAGTCACCAAGAAATGTTATATTTATGGATCGATTTGATATATATCCTCATACCCAGGAAAACTCACGTGTTTATCTTATGTATGTCCAAGTAGTCATATCTCAATAATAGTTTCTAAGATTTTATTCCAAAATTAATGGTTATGAAGTACATTTAGGGAATGAAATACGGAAATAAATGACCATGGAaaacgtctctctctctctacctctctttctctctctctctctctctctctctctctctctctctctctctctctctctctctctctctctctctctctctctctctctctctctctctctctctctctctctctctctctctctctctctctctctctctctctctctctctctctctctctctccatcgtTTTTGCCTCTCTGGAGTCGGTTTTCACCAGAGGCCGTGAGAGGGCTCGTTTCTTACCTTTTTTCCTTTATCTTCTCTATTTTCCGGCCAACCATGTCCTTCAATAGCTTTCTTTTCCTGGTGGCTATGGCAAAGATGAAGCTTCATTAGATACAACACATGATGCTtcattagattttaaaaattctgatACTTACTTTACATACTCATACCACAATGTGCATATTAAACGTGTATCCCTAAACATTAAAGAATCAAATTAGCATCATGTTATgaaaatactataaaataaaattaaatgatgAATAAATCATACATGATGTGCAGTTAATTATAACTTCGCTGAAGATTTTCTTTTTGCAATGAGATCTACTAAAAGTCTAACATTCACAACTCCAACAATAATGTCTAAACACATAAAATATTAGAATGAAGAACttgtaaaaaaaacagaaaacttaAATATGACAcattaataaaaacacaatatGATATAGAAAACTCACCCACTGAGATTTTCTTTGCATATTGACGTtccaatatatttaaaattctttgAAATAGCTATTTGTTAATTCGTTTGGAAAATCATCACAAGGAGTGATTTTGGTTGTTCAATATAAGTTTATCTTAAAAGACATAAAATTTGTTATGTTAGACCTAGAGAGAAACCCAACGGGCAAAGCCCATTAATAGGAGGAAAAATGCAGTCCAATTTCGAGGGAGAACAGATCGTCAGAAGATCTCAGGAATGGCGAGATCTCAGAAGGAAAGAGGAGGATACAAGGAAGTAGATCGTACGGGAGAAGCACACGTTAAACCCTAGAGACTTACACCAAGCACTTCGACCTCGACCTCGAGCTCTCATCCTCATCCTTATCGACTTGACACTTATTTCTTAGTCATTATATATTGTATCCGATCTCTTTTTATCACTGTATGCAATCAAACCTTATTAATAAGAGTCTATTTTTGTCAACCGAAATCTGATTACAGCGTTGTGCTCTGTGAATATCGTTGTCCATGTTATTTCGTacctaatatatataaaacaatctCTATCAAATACCTAGTGTGGGTTTTAGCATCTACATATTCTATATTATGTAGTATAGTCACCAATGGTAAAATTACTCAGAATGAAAAACTCTCCTTTTTAACACTGATTAGATTAGCTTTAAAAGAAACCATGGAGGTTCAGACAAAGTACCGACCATAACGGCCAAGGTGTATGTGATCCcaacaaagagaaaaataaccaaaagaaaGAACATAAATCTCTAATTTGAAAAGATGTCAGTAGACACCACACCTTCAGAGCAAAATTAAAAGCACAAGGGGCACAACATCGAGAGATTAGGCGCGAGCTTTCTTCTCAATCCGTTGTTGCATCCAGTATGGTCCTCCAGATGCAATATAAGAATGGTAGTGACGATCGGAAGTCACACTCTCAGCTATATCATGAGCTACAGCATTCTTCTCCAGTACACAATGGTGGAAGCTCCAATCATGCAAAAAACATAGGCGAGAGGAGATATCATACGTAAGGGGTTGGTGTTGGGGAAATCCAGAGGGGTTCAAGAACGTCTCCCTTGCCATCTCACATGTTGAAACAAACATGATCCTCTGTTGAAGAGTACTGATCATATCACTAACGGCCCATTGAATGGACTCTCCAGGCTGTGTGCATGTCCTTCAATAGCTTTATTTTCCTGGTGGCTATGGCAAAGATGAAGCTTCATTAGATACAACACATGATGCTtcattagattttaaaaattctgatATTTACTTTACATAGTCATACCACAATGTGCATATTAAACGTGTATCCCTAAACATTAAAGAATCAAATTAGCATCatgtttataaaaatactataaaattaaattaaacgaTGAATAAATCATACATTATGTGTAGTTAATTATAACTTAGCTGAAGATTTTCTTTTTGCAATGAGATATACTAATGGTCTAACATTCACAACTTCAACAATAATgtctaaacacacaaaatatttgaaTGAAGAActtgtaaaaacaaaaacttaaatatgACACATTAATAAAAGCACAATATGATATAGAAAACTCACCGGCTAGGATTGTCTTTGCATATTGACGTtccaatatatttaaaattctttgAAATAACTATTTGTCAATTTGTTTGGAAAATCATCACAAGAAGTGATTTTGGTTGTTCTATATAAGTTTAtcttaaaacagagaaaaattgTTATGTTGGACCTGATATATCAACCTAGAGAGAAACCCAACGGGTGAAGCCCATTAATGTGATTAGGAGACTGATCATTCAACCCACTTTCATAATCACGATTTGAGAGCGGAAAATATCTCGTCACTCTTCTACCAAAACTGCTGAGAGACATTGAGGCAAGAGTTTTTGCAAAGCAAAgagataacaatttttttctatacTTTAGAAAACATTTTGGAGAGATGAGCAAGCAAATGTGTAGGTGAAAATTTTATCCACATTAATATCCACTTCGTTTTCGGAAACACTTAGGATCAGGAAGGCGACACTTAAGCCATTAATTTCACTTAAATGCTTATATTTACCTCGTCATAATTTCACACGACtatctgttggggtcaaaatcagtCCTAGCAAAATAAACAGCTGAAACCACCAAAGAATCATATCATTTACAAGAATGAGCCAGAAATGTCGAGATAACAATTTCGCATATGCCTTGCCTACTTGAACAAAGATGCGTAGAAACAAACTTTGCATATTTCTTCCtggaaagaaaataaagagattTCCATCAAAAGAATAATTATTTGGAAAACATTTCAAATTCATAAGACAGGTTATAACTGCTTTTGTTAACACAACTTAATCTCGGGAAAACCGCCAATTCCTACCTCAACACTACTATGTGGTCCCTGACATATACTGATTATATGTGCTTAAACATACATTAgctcaaaaaattatttgaatttcatACAtcaactcataaaaatcggttttTGCATACATTGACTAACGTTAACCCAAAATCCGTGATTTAGCGGTTTATTAATAATGACGTGGCATATGAATGAGCTTAAGATATTTGTAATACAGAACGACGTCGTATcgttagtatatatatttttttaaacatgagGTTGACTGGAGTTGAACCATCCTGGGAAAGGAATGAGAGTGGATTTATTTCATAAGCCATTGTGCTATGTCATATTCTTGTAAAAAATTCTTCTGTAATAATATATCTACTACAATTTGCAAGCGTTTTTACtgtttttgtcacaaatgtTATTTTTACGTCAAACggtcattctattactcaaacttgaggtggtctgggtaaccagaccggaatagaacaacaaataaaaagtaACTTCCTACGAAAAGTTCTACCACTCTTAGCTTAAAAATTAGCAGCCACAAATGTTATGATACAATATTAGCCTATAATAAATAGATCCAGCcatattataaaagttataaaaatgtcAGAAATCTTAAAAAGATActaataataaacataaaaagaaaggtatggattaaaaataaatgaaataaaattctCTTACAATTGTAGTGTaatatttctcttaaaaatttgtttgttttcttgtatGGATCATTTATGACATAATCATTCCATTTTATTCAAAGTAAGTATTATTGTTTTATGAGAATTGATTGAATAAACAGTTTCACATCATTTTATTCTAAttgcaagaaaaaaattatttactccATACCAAATAAATGTGATATAGTTCTCGGTAGTTATTCAAAACTCAGtgatcaaaatttttaaataaatttaatgttaGAAGGAAAAAATAAAGCTTTAAgtgatatattattatagtGGAACTAAGAATATAAAATAGCACATGGACTTATGGATTAAATCCAACCTCACCCCCACCATGGTTCAACTCTACTCAACCTcatgttttctttaaaaaaaatatttttatatatttaacgaAATGACGTTGTTTTGTACTAGGAATATTTTAAGATGATTCATATGAAACATCAATACCACATCAACATTAATAAATGGTCAAATCACGAATTTCGGGTCAATGTTA
It encodes the following:
- the LOC106363148 gene encoding putative F-box protein At1g46984; protein product: MNQEKYNPVNHCKIIRRRTHSSTTSLTYVGGKSEMLPIDLIIEILQRLPAKTIAKLRCVSKQWGSLLSNPDFTKSFLSCSSTRPRLLFTFEFGGKWHFFSSPQPRNVDEQIVIADYHMGFSGDWYKETCQSANGFIYLYDKQMFKGQIERVPVICNPSTGQQVHLPIVRAKNNDLRIFLGYDPIENEFKVLCMTVAKYNKQTNSREHKVLMLRKGKPSWRKIKCLFSHFPENYKNGICINGILYYIARSNLNTVIACFDVKYEKFRFIQIDEESSMLTFLTLINYKGKLAALVFDQSRHDQLWVLDDPENEKWSKHIFHLPTAAFVVIRSIWATDSGEIVWAPSRWTYPFYVFYYNLERQSVRRVEIKGIEEKALMGHYRPEAIFTFTNHVENVMFL